A region of the Kaistia geumhonensis genome:
GCATCACATAGACGCCCACCTTGTCGGCTCCGAGGAAGTCGTCGAACTCCTTCCAGTGCGCGACGTCGGAGATGAGGCCGATCGTGTTGGCGTTCTCGCCGCGCTCGAAGCTCTCGTACTCGTCCATGAACTTGGCGGTCGAGTTGGCGCCTTCGGCGTACCAGCCGTCCTTGTTGGTCTCGACCCAGGCCTCGACGATCGCCTTGACCTCGGGGCTCGACCATTTGAGGTCGCCCTTGGTCCAGGCGTCCTGCTGTGCCTTGGTCCAGCCATTGGCCGCCACGGCCGAGAGGAAGAAGTCGGCGCCGAAGCCTTCCTTGTTGCCGAGCGCGAAGCAGGTCGTTCCCGACGCCTTCAGCTTGGCGCAGATGTCCTTGAGCTCGGCCCAGCTCTGCGGCGCCTTCGCCGGGTCGAGGCCGGCCTTCTGCCAGAGGTCCTTGTTGTAATAGACCGCGAAACCCTGGATCGAGATCGGCACCGCATAGGCGCCGCCGTCGGCGCCGGTGAATTCGTCCCAGCCGGCGATGCGGCCCTTGATGTCGGCGATCTTGTCGTCGAGCTTCAGCAGAGCGGCGGTGCGCTCCTTGGTCTGAGAGCCGCCATGCACGAGCACGACGTCCGGCCCCTGCCCGGCCGAGATCGCGGTGCCGAGAAGCGTGTAATACTGGTCATGCGGCTGCATGACATATTTGACCGTCACCCCCGGATGCGCGGCCTCGAAGTCCTTCTTGACGGCCTCGTAATAGGGCTGCGTCGTCGGATCGCCCGACTTCCAGTCCCACACCGTCAGCGTCGTGTCGGCGCGGGCCGCGCCGAGCGTGACGGCGATGGCGGCGAGCATGGTTCCGGCGCGCAGCGCCCTCGAAAGCGATGTCATGTCCCTGTCCTCCCTAGCGAAAACGGCATGGTGCGCGCCGCCTCCCGCGGCGCGCGGCATCAGCGCGGAAAGCGCGGATTGAAGGGCGCCGGCGGCAGATCGGCCGGGTCGATCACGTCCGGAACGGCATGGATGCGGCGCGCCTCATCGGAGAGCACCAGCCCATGGCCCGGCCGGTCCGGCGCATAGGCATAGCCGTCGCGGATCTCGATCGGCTGCTCGACGAGATGGTCGAAATTCTGGAACGAGTATTCGAGCCACTCGACCTCGGGCAGCGCGATGGCCATGTTGATGCCGATCTCCAGCATCGAGTTGCCGAGGCTGACCGGGATGCCGTATTCGGCGGCGAGCCAGCCGATGCGCATGACCTCCGAAACATGGCCGTGGACATTGATCATGTCTGTGCCCCGCGCCTCCATCAGCGCCCGCTTGCCCGAGGCGTCGAAATATTCGCCCGAGTTCACCAGCGTGAACGGACAGCCGGCGCGGATCATCTTCAGCCCTTCGAAATCGAAGCGCAGGCACGGGTCCTCGATCCACAGGATGTCGAAGCCGGCCTTGTTGATGATGTTGAGGCGGCGCACCGCCTCCTGCGGAGACCAGCCCTCATTGGCGTCGATCATAATCGCCTGCGGCTTGCCGACCGTGCGGACCAGGAGATCGAGCCGGTGCAGGTCGCGCTCGATGTCGGGATGGCCGACCTTGATCTTGAAGGCGGTGTAGCCGATCGAGGCGGCATGCGCGAAGAGCGCGCAGTAATCGTCGTCGGAGAGATGGTAGTCGAGGCCGCTCGCATAGGCCTTCACGCGCGTCTTGGTGCCGCCGAGCAGCTTCCAGAGCGGCAGGCCCAGCTGCTTCGCCGTCAGGTCCCAGACCGCCTGGTCGATGCCCTCGCCGAAGGGCAGCGAGGCGCCGCGGATATTGCCGCCGCGCGGCCGGCGCACGCGATGGGCCAGCGCCGCCGGGTCCGCGCCCTCGAGGCCCGGCCAGATCTCGGCGCGGAAGATGCGCTCGATCTCGGCCAGAGCCGGCAGCGGGTTGAACAGCGAGAACACGAAGCCGAGACCGGTCAGGCCCGTGTCCGAGATGAGCTCCAGCGTCGCCACATTGGCATGGGCGATCTTCACCTGGCTGTCGCCGATGACGCGGTCGCGCGCAAACTGGAAACGGGTCAGTCGATAATCGACGATGCGCATGATATGAGTCGCTGATCCATCAATCGTGGGATTTGATATGCCACGCAGGCAATCTGATAGATCAGAAGAGACCGCGCCGCAAGCGCCCGCCGAAGCCGCGGAGCGTCCCGAGCGCGAGGCGACGACGCTCTCGCTCTCGGAGATCGCCTATCAGCGCATTCTGGAAATGCTGTTCGAGCGCCGCCTGCCGGCGGGCGCCTTCGTCTCGCAGAACGATCTCGTCGCGATCGTCGGCGTCCCGGTGGCCCCGCTCCGCGATGCGCTGCGCGTCCTTCAGACCGAGGGCCTGCTGACGATCCATCCGCGCTCGGGCATCCGCTTCCTGAAGCCCGACTTCGAGTTCGCGCGACACACCTACCAGTTCCGCTCCGTCCTGGAGCGGCCGGCGGTGCGCCTATTCGCCGAGCTGGCGCCGCTCGAGCGGATGCGGGCGATCCGCGCCCGCCACGAGGCGGCGATCGCACTGCTCGAAGCGACCGGCTTCACGCCCGAGGTCGCCGCCGAGGCGGTGGCGCTCGATGCGCTTCTGCATTTCGAGATCATCGGCGCGCTCGGAAATCCGCTGATCGAATCGACCTATCGCCGCGTGCACAATTACCTGCAATTGATCCGGCTCGACCGGACACTGTCCGCCCCGATCGTTCTTCGGACGCTGCGCGAGCATCTCGACCTTCTCGACGCCTGCCTCTCGCGCGACGCCGACCGCGCCGAGGCCTCGCTGCAGGCGCATTTCACGCAGGCGCTCCAGCGCACCATGGGGATCTTCTGATGCAGAGGATGGGCATGGTCATCGGCATCCGCCCCGAGCGGATCGCCGACTATAAGCGACTGCATGCCGAAGGGTCGGCGGAGGTCAACGCGCTCCTCTCCGCCTGCGGCGTGCGCAACTATTCGATCTATCTACGCGAGCCGGAAAACCTGCTCTTCGGCTATTGGGAATATCACGGCGCCGACTGGCCGGCCGACGCCGAACGCCTCGGCCGCGAGCCGGCGATCCGCGCCTGGCTCGGCCAGACCGATCCCTGCCAGCAGCCGCTCGCCTCGGCGAAGGACGGCGAATGGTGGGCGATGATGGAAGAGGTCTTCCATCTCGACTGAGGGGGCAGAGAAGCGCACAGCGAGGGACGCCAGGGGGCCGGGTCTGGCGCCGACGAACCTTAGGCCGGGACCCCGCGAAAGACTTACTCCGCCGCCTGAAGCTCCCTGCCCTCCTGCGAGAGATTGAGCCCCGTCGCGGCGTCGAAGAGGTGCAGCTTCGACTGGTCGAAGCTGAGCCGCATCGGCGCGTCGATCTCGGCCGCCGTCGTCGCCGGCATGGTCGCCTTGAACAGGCAGTCGCCGGCCTTCAGCGTCACGATCTTCTCGACGCCATGGTTCTCGACGCCCCAGACGCGCGCCTCGATCACCCCGTCGGCGTCGAGATGGACGTCCTCGGCGCGGATGCCGAGCGTCAGCGGACCGCTGGTGCGGCCGAACCGCGCCCGCAGCGCCGCGCCGATCGGGAACTCGATCGCCGCGGACGGGATGCGCAGCCGGTCGCCGAGGAGGTCGGCGGCGAGCAGGTTCATGGCCGGCGAGCCGACGAAGGACGCGACATAGGTGTCGCGCGGATGGTGGTAGATCTCGTAAGGCGTGCCGACCTGCGCGAGGCGACCATCATTCAGCACGCCGACCTTGTCGCCCATGGACATGGCCTCGATCTGGTCATGCGTCACGAACAGGAAGGTCGCGCCGAGCTGCATCTGCAGGTCCTTGAGCTCGGACCGGAGCGCCTCGCGCAGCTTGGCATCGAGATTGGAGAGCGGCTCGTCCATGAGGAAGATGCGCGGCGAGCGCACGATGGCGCGGCCGATCGAGACGCGCTGCATCTCGCCGCCGGAGAGGCGGTCGACCTTGCGGTCGAGCAGGTGCTCGATGCGCAGCGTCTTCGCCGCCTTGGCGACGCGCTGGTCGATCTCCGGCTGCGGCAGGCGGCGGACATTCGATTTCAGCGGGAATTCGAGGTTCTGCCGCACCGTGTAGCGCGGATAGAGCGAATATTGCTGCAGCACGAGCGCCACGTCGCGCTCGGCGGCGCTCCAGCCGCCGACATCGATGCCGCCGATCTCGACCGTGCCGGCGGTCGGCTTCTCGAGGCCGGCGATGAGCCGCAGCGTCGTCGTCTTGCCGGCGCCGGTCGGCCCGAGCAGGACGAAGAACTCGCCATCGGCGATTTCGAGATCGAGGTTCTCCAGCGCGGTATGTGCGCCGAAGGTCTTGGTGATGCTCCGCAAGCGGACATGCGCCATGGTCAGCCCCCCAGCCTGATCGCGAGCGACTGCCCGGACTTCGTATCGAAGAAATGCGTTTGCGTCGCGTCGAGCCGGGCGAAGACCGTGTCGCCCGCCTTCTCGACGAAACCGGAGGCGGTGCGCGCCCGCAGCACGCCCGAGCCGACCTTGAGATCGACGATGTCATAGGCGCCGAGCGGCTCGATGATATGCGCCTCGAGCGGCACCGTCCCCTCCATCGGCTGGCGGGCGACGACGACGCCTTCGGGACGGATGCCGAGCGAAATTCCCTCCCCGCCCCGGCCACTCGCCGCGATGCGCGCCGGCAGGTCGGCCGGCATGGCGAAGGCCTCGCCGCCATCGCCGACCCTGAGCCGCGCCGCGCCGCCGTCGGTCTCGAGCCTCGCCGTGGCGATGTTCATGACCGGGCTGCCGATGAACTGGGCCACGAAGAGATTGGCCGGATTCTGGTAGACCTCGATCGGCGAGCCGACCTGCTGGAGCACGCCCTCGCTCATGACGACGATGCGGTCGGCGAGCGACATCGCCTCGACCTGGTCATGGGTCACATAGACCGAGGTCGCCTTGTTCTCGATATGGAGGCGCTTCAGCTCCGAACGCATGTCCTCGCGCAGCTTGGCGTCGAGCGCGCCGATCGGCTCGTCCATCAGGATCGCCTTCGGCCGGCGCACGAGCGCGCGGCCGATGGCAACGCGCTGCATGTCGCCGCCCGAAAGGGCCGACGGACGCTTCTGCAACAGATGCGTGATGTCGAGCGCCGAGGCGACGACACGCACCTGGCGGTCGACATCCGCCTTGCTCTCGCCCGCCGCCCGAAGCGGAAAGGCGATGTTCTCGAACACCGTCAGATGCGGATAGAGCGCATAGAGTTGGAAGACGAAGGCGATATCGCGCTCGGAAGCCTCGAGATCCTGTACCGGCTTGCCGTCGATGCGGATCTCGCCGGACGAGATGTCCTCGAGGCCGGCGATGGCCCGAAGCGTCGTCGTCTTGCCGCAGCCCGACGGCCCCAGCAGCACGACGAATTCGCGGTCGGCGATGGTGAGGTTCAGGTCGCGGATGACCTGAACCGCGCCGAAGAATTTCTGCACGTTGGAAAGGACGATCTCGGCCATGGGTCAGTGGTCCTTCCTCAGTGGTCCTTGGCGGCGGCGGGCGCCGGCTTCGGCACATGCGCGGCGATGTTGAAGCCGACGAGGCCGACGAGGATGATGGTGACGCCCCAGCTGTGCAGCCCGAGATGCCAGGGCTGGCAGAGCGCGACGATGCCGCCGATCATGAAGGCGATCGAGGCCGGC
Encoded here:
- a CDS encoding ABC transporter substrate-binding protein, with translation MTSLSRALRAGTMLAAIAVTLGAARADTTLTVWDWKSGDPTTQPYYEAVKKDFEAAHPGVTVKYVMQPHDQYYTLLGTAISAGQGPDVVLVHGGSQTKERTAALLKLDDKIADIKGRIAGWDEFTGADGGAYAVPISIQGFAVYYNKDLWQKAGLDPAKAPQSWAELKDICAKLKASGTTCFALGNKEGFGADFFLSAVAANGWTKAQQDAWTKGDLKWSSPEVKAIVEAWVETNKDGWYAEGANSTAKFMDEYESFERGENANTIGLISDVAHWKEFDDFLGADKVGVYVMPPVAGGDGSLKLPLAGGIGYGVTAFSPNKDLAVELAKSFADTPHMQVFFESAGAIPADTKVDTSKVASPSAKVILGWLADGVPLAHNNMATAETEEWHRQSQLLFTGETTVDKALARMDEVQAQAKKK
- a CDS encoding mandelate racemase/muconate lactonizing enzyme family protein → MRIVDYRLTRFQFARDRVIGDSQVKIAHANVATLELISDTGLTGLGFVFSLFNPLPALAEIERIFRAEIWPGLEGADPAALAHRVRRPRGGNIRGASLPFGEGIDQAVWDLTAKQLGLPLWKLLGGTKTRVKAYASGLDYHLSDDDYCALFAHAASIGYTAFKIKVGHPDIERDLHRLDLLVRTVGKPQAIMIDANEGWSPQEAVRRLNIINKAGFDILWIEDPCLRFDFEGLKMIRAGCPFTLVNSGEYFDASGKRALMEARGTDMINVHGHVSEVMRIGWLAAEYGIPVSLGNSMLEIGINMAIALPEVEWLEYSFQNFDHLVEQPIEIRDGYAYAPDRPGHGLVLSDEARRIHAVPDVIDPADLPPAPFNPRFPR
- a CDS encoding GntR family transcriptional regulator, producing MPRRQSDRSEETAPQAPAEAAERPEREATTLSLSEIAYQRILEMLFERRLPAGAFVSQNDLVAIVGVPVAPLRDALRVLQTEGLLTIHPRSGIRFLKPDFEFARHTYQFRSVLERPAVRLFAELAPLERMRAIRARHEAAIALLEATGFTPEVAAEAVALDALLHFEIIGALGNPLIESTYRRVHNYLQLIRLDRTLSAPIVLRTLREHLDLLDACLSRDADRAEASLQAHFTQALQRTMGIF
- a CDS encoding L-rhamnose mutarotase codes for the protein MQRMGMVIGIRPERIADYKRLHAEGSAEVNALLSACGVRNYSIYLREPENLLFGYWEYHGADWPADAERLGREPAIRAWLGQTDPCQQPLASAKDGEWWAMMEEVFHLD
- a CDS encoding ABC transporter ATP-binding protein gives rise to the protein MAHVRLRSITKTFGAHTALENLDLEIADGEFFVLLGPTGAGKTTTLRLIAGLEKPTAGTVEIGGIDVGGWSAAERDVALVLQQYSLYPRYTVRQNLEFPLKSNVRRLPQPEIDQRVAKAAKTLRIEHLLDRKVDRLSGGEMQRVSIGRAIVRSPRIFLMDEPLSNLDAKLREALRSELKDLQMQLGATFLFVTHDQIEAMSMGDKVGVLNDGRLAQVGTPYEIYHHPRDTYVASFVGSPAMNLLAADLLGDRLRIPSAAIEFPIGAALRARFGRTSGPLTLGIRAEDVHLDADGVIEARVWGVENHGVEKIVTLKAGDCLFKATMPATTAAEIDAPMRLSFDQSKLHLFDAATGLNLSQEGRELQAAE
- a CDS encoding ABC transporter ATP-binding protein, with the protein product MAEIVLSNVQKFFGAVQVIRDLNLTIADREFVVLLGPSGCGKTTTLRAIAGLEDISSGEIRIDGKPVQDLEASERDIAFVFQLYALYPHLTVFENIAFPLRAAGESKADVDRQVRVVASALDITHLLQKRPSALSGGDMQRVAIGRALVRRPKAILMDEPIGALDAKLREDMRSELKRLHIENKATSVYVTHDQVEAMSLADRIVVMSEGVLQQVGSPIEVYQNPANLFVAQFIGSPVMNIATARLETDGGAARLRVGDGGEAFAMPADLPARIAASGRGGEGISLGIRPEGVVVARQPMEGTVPLEAHIIEPLGAYDIVDLKVGSGVLRARTASGFVEKAGDTVFARLDATQTHFFDTKSGQSLAIRLGG